GTGGGGTGGGGCTCGCGGTCCAGGTATCCGACGCGGGATCGTAGAACCACATCGCCGAGCTTGATTCAGCGAGGACCTGGCCGCTGGGCAGCAGCGCCACCAGACGCAGGGGCTCGGGCAGTGCGTGGGCGGCGCTCCAGGTGCCCGAGGTCGGATCGTACAGCTCCGCCGTCAGGAGGGGAGCGCTGAGGGTTCCTCCTCCCCAGACGAGAATCCTGCCATCGAGCAGTGGCGTCGCCGTGTGCCCGCCGCGCGCCGCGGCCATCGAGCCGGTCGCGTGCCAGGTGTTCCAGGTCGGGTCGTACACTTCCGCGGTTGCGAGAGGAACTCCACTGGGAGAGACACCGCCCGCGATGAGGACCTGTCCATCGGGCAGCAGGCTCACCGACTGCCCGAGGCGAGGCTCGAGCGTGGCGCTGATAGGGCTCCAGGTGCCCGAGGGTGGGCCGAACACCTCCGCCGTCGCCGTGAGGCCACCGGCGACCAGGACCCGGCCGTCGGGCAACAGCGTCGCCGTGTGGCCATCGTGCCCTTCGGCCATGGGCTCCGTCAGGAGCCAGGTGCCCGAGGCCGGATCGTACACCTCCGTCACCTCGCGGAAGGGCCCCACGACGAGGACCTGACCGTTCAGCAGCAGGGTCGCCGTATGTGTATAGGCAGGCAGGAGCAGGGAGCCCGTCTCACTCCAGGTGTTCGAGCTGGGGTCATACAGCTCCGCCATCGTGGGGAGCGGAGTGTCTCCACCTGCGACGAGGACTCTTCCGTCGGGCAGCAGGGTCGCCGTGTGCTCGTAGCGAGTCGAGAGCATGGAAGCTGCGGCGCTCCAGGTGTCCGAGCTGGGATCGTACAGCTCCGCCGTCGCGAGGGCTCCGCTGTCGAAGTCGTATCCCCCGGTCACGAGGACCTTGCCGTTGGGCAGCAGCGTCGCCGTGTGCCCGTAATAGCGATGTGAAGTCATGGGACCGGTCGCGGCCCATGTGCCGGAGCTCGGGTCATACACTTCCGCGAAGGGACCCACGTTGGTGGTGTCGCCTCGTCCGACGACAAGGACCTTGCCATCGGGCAGCAGTGTCGCCGTGTGCCCCAGGCGAGGGGCGGTCATGGAGCCGGTGGCACTCCAGGTGCCCGAGGCCGGATCATAGAGCTCTGCGGTCACGAGGGGGGTGTCGTCACCACCGTCTCCCCCTGCGACGAGGACCTTGCCGTTGGGCAGCAGCGTCGCCGTGTGACTGAAGCGAGGCGTGGCCATGGAGCCGGTAGCACTCCAGGTGCCCGAGGTCGGGTTGTAGATCTCCGCTGTCTCGACAGCGGTGAAATTGCGAATGAGCGGAGGAATTTCGATCGCTCCCCCCGCGACGAGGACCCTGCCGTTGGGCAGCAGCGTCGCCGTGGCATCGAGGCGAGGTGTGCTCATCGATCCCGTCAGGACCCAAGCCCCCGCGGTGGAACAGTCTGGCAGCCCCGCCACCGGGAAGCTCCGGGTGACCCTCAGGCCGAAGGCATTGGTCACGGTGGCGGTGATGGTGGGAGTGGTGCTGGCCCTGACGCAGAGGGGGGCGGTCCAGGTGACGCGGCTGCGAGTGGCGTCACCCGTGGCCGTGTCCAGCACGCCCGCGGTGGCGGCCCAGGAGAACGACAGGGCGGAGCCCTCGGGATCGCTGGCGACCACCTCGTAGGTGAGCACCTGTCCGCCGGTGGCGGTGTCCGAGGAACGGTAGGAGCGAACGATGACGGGAGCGAGGTGGGGGACCGGGGGGCGGTGGCCCACGCAGAGGGCGACGGTGCCCGTGTTCTGCCCACCGCGCCCATCCCAGATCGAGACCGTCAGACGACAGTTGTTGCAGGCCCCTTCGGGCAGCGCCGTGGGCGTGAACAGGGGGGCGCTGGAGTGGGCGTTGATCCAGGTGCCCGCGCACGTCGCGCTCCAGGAGTAGGAGAGGCTGTCTCCCTCCGGGTCGGACGCGGAGACGGAGAGGGAGGTCTGCTGCCCGACGGCGAGCTGCGTGGGGACGGCGCTGAACGCGTCGACCCGCGGGGAGCTGTTGAAGGAGATGAGCAGCGCCGCTTCCCCCTCTGAACCGTCCTCGGTCACGTTGACGAGCAGGAGGAGGTTCGAGGCCAGTCCGCGTGAGTCCATCACGGTGAGGGAGAGCTGCTGCATTCCCGGGGAGTCAGGCGCCGTCCAGTACGTCGAGGCCGAGGAGGGCGAGGTGAAGGAGCCCGCGGTGGCGCTCCAGGCGTAGAAGAGCCTGTCACCCGGATTGGGGTCATGAGCCCTGGCGCTCAAGCTGATCTGGCGGCCCAAGGGCACGGAGGTGGAAGAGACCACCAGCGAGTCGATGAGCGGCGCCTCGTTGTCGAAGGGAGGCGGAGGGTTGAGCTCCTGGAGGGTGATGGCGACGAAGGTCGTCTGTCCGGCGAGGATGAAGACGCCGGAGGCGGAGCCCGAGAAGAGCAGGGTGCCCGAGGCGTCGAAGGCCTGGGCCAGGAAGGAGCGGTCCGGGCCCGCGGGGATGTTGCCAATGGTGCCACCCCAGACACCATCGGTCTGGGCCAAGTCCACGGTCACCGAGGGAATGTCCGGGCCACTCGAAGTGACGGAGACGCGGGAGATGCCAGAGGCGAGCGCCTGGGGCGCGGAGACGGCGAACCGCGCCGAGCCGGTGTCAGACGAAGTGGCGGAACAGCCCGCGAACAGCGCCAGGCTGAGTGCCAGCACCAGCGAAAACGAAGCTCTCCTCATGAAGCAGCCCCCCGTGTTCCCAGTTTCTCTGGGCAGGGGGGACTTTCAGGGATTGATGGAGGCGCTGCCTATTGCCCCAGCAGTCCGTGCTCCGTTACGTGCTGGACGCGCGGCTCAGCCATACAGCTCGCTCAGCGGTCCCGGCGCGATGCGCGTGCTGCCCTCCTGTCCGAAGGTGTTGAAGTCCGCGTCTCCGAACGCGTGGCCGAGCGTGTTGAAGAGGTTGGAGACCTGCCGGTTCCGGGGCGCGTCGTACTTTGGGTACACGACCGTGCGCCCGTCGGTTTTCAGGCCCAGCGCGTTGCCGCCCACCACGAGCTTCGGCCACTCACGCGAGGTGGAGTGGTGTTGCTCGCCGTTGTCGGACATGAAGACGATCGCCGTGTGATCCAGCATCGAGCCGCTCGCGCCGACTTCGGGCGTGGCGGCCAGCGTCCTGGCCAGGTTCGCCACCAACTGCACGTGGCGGCGGGTGACCTCGGCGACCTTCTCCCAGTTCTGCCCCGCATCCAGGCCGTGCTGCAGGTTGTGTCGCGCGACGTCGCTCACGTCCGGGCCGTAGGCCACGTCGAAGCCCGAGGTGCCCGTCGCCAGCACGACCGTGTTCGTCAGCCCGCCCAGAAGGGCCGCCGTGGCGATCTGGAACTGCGCCTCGAACCACTTCAGCGAGTCGGGCGGTGAGCCCGCGCCGGTGAGCAGCGGGTTGTCCTTGGGCGCTACGGGCAGGTAGGGCCGCACGCGGTCCGCCATTCCGGTGAGCTGATCCTCTCGCGTGCGCAGCGACTCGAGTGAGGAGACGTAGCGCTCCAGCTTCAGCCGCTCGTTGGAGTTGCCCTTGAACTCCGCCAGCGCCTTGCGCGAGTCGGCCAGCGCGAAGTCGAAGAGCATCTTGCGATCGCGCCCATTCGTCGAGCCGCCGAGCAGCGAGCCGAAGGTGCTGTCGAACGCGAGCGACGGGTTGACGATGATGCCCGCGGGCTTGCGGGGCCCGAGCGCGCAGGTCTCGTACACGATCGACACGCGCGCGGAGCTGGTGCCCAGGCGCAGCACGTCGAACGGTGCTCCCCGGCGCAGGCGGGGTGCGATCACCGCGTCGAAGGTCGCGCCCGCGCCGTTCACCGCGCAGCTCAGCCCGCCCGTCCCGCTGGAGTGCCCGCCGCCCGCGATGAGGTTCGAGAGCCCCAGCAGCACCGCGGAGCGGTTCACCAGGTCGATCTTGCCGGCAGACTCCGCCAGCGGCCCGAGGCTGATCGCGCTGGCGAGGTTGTCGCCCTCGCGCACCAGCGGCGTGTCCTTGTACGCGTCCCAGAAGAGGCGGTCGGACGTGTTGGCGCGTCCCCCCAGCGCCGCGCGCGTGCCCGTGCTCAGGAGCGCGCGGGGGTAGACGCCATTGCACTCGAGGACCAGCACCACGCGCGCCGGCAACGCCGACGACTGGGCATAGACGTCGCGGAAGTAGGGCGCGAATAGGCCGGCGGCCATGCCCTTCAGGACGGTTCGTCGCGAGAACATGGCAGTCACTCTCCAGCCTGCGGCGCACGCCGCGTCTTCCAGGTGTCGCTGGTCATCAGCGTGGTCAGCATCTTGGAGAACGAGCCGTGGTTCTGATCATAGGCCTGCTCCATCTGCGTCAGCGTGCAGGCGTCGGTCGGGTTCTCCGGGCGTCCCATGAAGTAGCGGAAGGCCTGCCGCACGAAGCAGCGTTTCACGTGCGGCGAGGTCGCCAGTCGCTCGCTCATTTCCACCGCGTCGCGCACCGGACCTTCCAGCGCGGGGTCCGGCATCGACGTGAGCGTCGAGCTTCCGTCCGGCGTGGTCCAGCCTCCGCTGGGCGAGTGATCCCGAGCGCGCAGGAAGCCCGCGTGGTTGTAGATCTCGAAGGGCAGGCCGAGCGGCTCCATCAGCCGGTGACAGCCCTGACACTGCGCTCCGGCGGTCGCCTCCTGCAGGCGGCGGCGCGCGTTCTTGTCGGCGGCGTGAGCGCCGACCTGGGCCGCCACCTGCACGCTGCTGAGCGGCGGGACGAAGCCGCACAGGAGGTTCTCGCGCACCCACTTGCCGCGGTGGACGATGGACGGATCGTCCTCGAAGTTGCCGCCGTGCGCGGCCAGCCACACCGGGTGGGTCAGCACGCCCGCGCGCTCCGTGGCAGGCAGCGTCTTCCAGCGGCCCGCGACGGTCGCCGGGAGGATCTCGCTGACGTTGTAGGGGTGCGAGAGGCCCTTGTGCGAGTCGTAGGCCGCGTTCTGCATGGACGGCACGTAGAAGGTGCGCGTGGTGAGCAGGTTCGCCAGCACGTCCTTGTCCTCGACCACCACCCGCGCGATCAGATCGTCGAACTGCTGGATGAAGGTCGGCTCCAGCGGATGGAAGTTGGTGAGCAGGTTGTCGTACGAGACCGAGCTGATGTAGCCGAGCCCCTCGAGCTCGAAGCGCGAGGTCGCCGCCGGGGACTCCTTGAACACCGCGGACACGTGCCCGTAGCCGAGCCACTCGCGGAAGAAGCCCGCGACGCCGTCACCCAGCCAGTACTGCCCGCGCTTGGAGCGCTGCTCCTCGTTGTAGTCCTGCACCAGGTCGAAGCGCGGGGTCCCGTTCTGGTTGGCGTCGACGCCGCCCAGGTACTTCTGGATCAGGGCCGCGGTCGTCGCATCCTGCGTGAGCGAGCCATCCTTCGCGGCGACGGCCACGTCCGCCAGATGTCCCTCGAGGGGCGCGGAATAGTACGGCCACACGAAGCTCGGCGTGGCCGAGGGCGCGCGCCCCGCCAGGGCGTAGGTCAGCTGCGAGCCCAGCTCGAGGCTGGTCAGTGCCACGCGACCGTCGGTCGGATCGCCACCCATCTCACGGCGGAACATGGCGCCGGTCATCATCCACGCGGCGTTGGAGATCCGCGTGATGGAGTCCGCGCGGATCTGCGGGGAGTAGCTCGGTTCCTGCGCGATGACCGTGGTCGCGAAGGCGGTGAGGCGGGTGAGCTCATCCTCGGTGGGCGGGCGGAAGAAGACGCCGAACTCGAGCATCTGGCCGAGGTGGAAGCGCTTGCAGGTGTCGCTCGGGTTCGCGTCGTTGAACATGCAGCTGAAGCGGTTGTTGGTGAAGACCCGCTCCATCCGGTTGCCGTCCGGGTAGTTCATCGTCCACGGCGAGGCGGCCGCGCCGACCACTGGCAGGAACAGCTCCACCGTGGCCTCGTCCAGCGTCTCGTCCGTGGCCCAGGAGCTGTATTGCTCGATGGCGCTGGGATCGAGCGGGTTGTCGTAGAAGCTGAACCCGGTCCAACTGCGCTCGACCGAGCCACCGACGTTGCGGGTGAACTCGCGCCGGTTCATGCGGCGGATGCGCGTCGGCGCATCCGAGCGCACGCCGTCGGTACAGGTGAAGAGCGCGGACTGATCGAGCAGGTTGGGCTCGGCCACCACGGTCACGGGCGGCCCGTCCGTGCCGCTGCAGAGGGGCATCCCCTCCTTGATCCAGGTCTCGAGCGCGGTGCGCTCGGCCGCGGTCGCGCGCTGATGGGGGGCTGGGGGCATCGGAGACGCGTCGTCGCGCATGCGGATGAGCGCGCGCTGGGCGTTGCTGAGCTTCCCATCCATCGCCGAGCTCACCCGCATGTCGTGCAGGGTGCGCAGCGGCATCGTCGCGCCCTGGGTCGGCATCGCGCCGTGACAGCTGGCGCAGCGATTGGCGAGCACCGACTGCACCACGCACGCGGCGCTCGCGTTCCCACCGGGATCCACCGGGTCCACTGGGTCCACGGGGTTGTTGGTGCCGCCGTCGTTGGTGTTTGGCCCGATGTTGCCCTTGCACGCAACGAGGCTCACCAGTGCGGCCAGCAGGAGGACGCGGTTCATCCGGCCAGTCTGGCATGGACGGCGGGTGAAACAGCAAGCGGGTTCCGCGAGACGGGCTCAGCGCGGTAAAATGCGAGGGAACGCCCATGACAACATCACTCTACGACCTCAGCGTGCCGACCTTCCTGCAGACCGTGAGGGCCGTGGCAGGCTTTCTCGACCGTGCGGCCAGACACTGCGCGGAGACGGGGGCGAATCCCGACGACTTCGTGAACGTGCGCCTCTTCGACGACATGGCGCCCTTCCACTTCCAGGTCGAAGCCACATGGCACCATTCCGTGTGGGGAGTGGAAGCTCTCAAGACGGGTGTGTTCTCCCCGCCGCCCTTGGTTGGACCCGTTCCTTTCGCCGACCTGCAGGCGATGATGGGCAAGTCGGAAGAGGCGCTGGAGGCGTTCACGCCCGACGAGATAAATCCATGCGCGGGCAAGGAGCTGGATCTTCAGATCGGTCCGCGGAGGCTCGCCTTCACGTCGGAGACGTTCATCCTCTCGTTCTCCTTGCCGAACTTCCATTTCCACGCTGTCACTGCCTACGACATCCTCCGCTCGCGCGGTGTACCGATCGGCAAGCGTGATTACGAAGGCCGGCTGCGCACGAGATCAGCCTGAGCCGGAGAGCCGTTGTGGGGGCAGCGGATGCCTCCCAAAGCTATCCTCTTCCGAATGACCATCCTTGAGCCGGTGTTGCTGGGCGGCGCACTCCTGGGATGCATCACGGGGGCGGTGTGGGGCTTCATCTCCGGCGGGTGGGCTTGGGGCGTGGGAGGCTTCTTCGCGGGCTTGCTGCTGGGCCCCATCGTCATTCCGCTCGTGCTCGCGGCCATGTCCATTCTGTTCATGGCAGTGATCTGGGGACCCCGGAAGACGTGGCGACACCTCAGGGGCCAGCAAGACGCGTAGCGACTCAGCGGGGCTGAGAGATGCGCTGAGCGCGACCGGCCCCGCCGCGTCCTCACGCGGCGGGAACCGGGGGAGGCGCTCAGCCGCGAATGCGCTTGCCGAAGGGCGCGAACGCGACCATTCCGAGCTTGAGGTGCTGCAGCGCGAACGGAATGCCGATGATCGTCAGCGCCAGGCCGACGCCGATGACGACGTTGGTGAGGAAGATCCAGATTCCAGCGAAGAGTGCCCAGACGACGTTGAGCCCGAAGCTCATCGCGCCCGCGCTGGGAAGATCCTCGATGTCCTTGCCGAAGGGCATCAGCGCGAGGCCGGCCATCTTGAAGCACTGCACGCCGAACGGGATGCCGACGAGGGTGAGGCAGAGCAACAGCCCACCGAGCAGGTACTCGAGGCAGAGCACCAGCCCTCCGCCGAAGATGATCCACAACAGGTTCAGGAGCAGGTTCATGATCGGTTTATACGTTGGAGTCGTCAGTCGATGACATGAACCCGTCTGATGAACGAAGCGGCTACTCCTCCGCGGCCTCCTGCGGCTCCTGGAAGTCCACGTCGAAGTTGACGCGCTGGCCGGGCTCGATGGTGAAGGTCTTCTGCCAGTGTGACGGGCCCACGTTGACGTTGAGGCGGTGGTAGCCCTCGAAGACGTCCAGCTCCTCCACGGGCACCGTGCCCACGGGCTTGCCGTCCACGGAGACATTGGCTCCGGCGGGACCGCGCACGTTGATGAAGGCCTTGTTGAGGAAGAACTGGTAGGCGGAGCGGCCCGTGGGGGCCACCGTCACCGTGCGCGACACGGAGATGCCGAGCGCGCCGTTGGTGAAGGTCAGCAGGTGCTTGCCCGGCGGCAGCGACGCGGACAGCGGCGTGCGGCCCAGCAGCGCGTTGTTGAGCGTGACCTCCACGCGCGGCTCCACGGTGAGGTCCAGGATGCCCATCACGGGGCCCGCGTCCACACCGGCATCCACGCCCGCGTCCTCGACGCCCGCGTCGAAGGGCTCGGCCACGACGATGGGCAGGCCCGCGTCGAAGGTCTCCACCGTCATCGTGCCCTGGAGCTGGCGCTGGACGATGACCGCGCCCGCGCCGAGCGTCAGCACGAGTCCGCCCACCACGTACGGCACCCAGGAGCGTGAAGGCTTCTGCGCGACCACCGTCTGCGCCGTGGGGCTCGCCGCGCCGCCGAAGATGGGGCCCGAGGGCCGCGTCTCCGGGGATGCGGCCGGAGCAGGGGAGGGTGTCGCGGCCTGTGCCGTGGCGCCCGCAGGCACCGAGGCGGCGCTCGTGTTCGGCCCCGACGTGTGCGCTGTCGCAGCGACCGGAGCGGTCGACGTGTTCTTCGCGGGCGTCGCTGCCTGCGCGCTCTGCGTGACAGCGGCCGTCGAAGCCTGCACGGGCGTGGAGGTCTGAGCCACCGGCGTCTGCGCGGGCGCGGCGGCCTGCACGGGCGCGGAGGCCACAGGCTGCACAGTCGCCGGCTTGCTGGCTTCCGCCGAGGAGAACTCCGGCACCTTGCTCTTCACGGGCTCCGCGAGCCCCGCGCCGTTCGCGATGAGCTCCGCGATCTGCGGCGCCGGCATGCCCGCCTTCGCCAGCGCCTCCGCGATGCCCTTCTCAATCGTCGCCCGCCGCGCCGCGCGAGCCTCGGCCTCCGGCGGGAACAACTTCGCCAGGTGCTCCGCGAACTCCTCGTGCGTGGGCAACTTCCCAATCGCATCCACCAGCGCCTCGCGGAACGCGAGCGCCGACGGATAGCGCTCCAGCGCCCGCTTCGTCGTCGCGCGGCGCACGACGGCGTCCAGCTTCAGCGGCACGTCCGCCGGCATCGGGGGCAAGGCGCGGTTGAGCACCGCCTTGTCCGGATCCGCCGACTCCTTGAACGGCATCTTCCCCGTGAGGCACTCGTGCAGCGTGAGCCCCAGGAGGAACACGTCCGACTGCACGTTGACCGCCTCACGTCCGCCCAGGAGCTGCTCCGGGGACGTGTACGCGCGGCGGTTCTTCACGCGCTTGCCACCGCGCTCGCGCGGCGCCACGGACAGCGCGCCGTAGCCCGTCACCTTCGTGTAGCCGCTGAAGGACACCATCAGCGTCTCGGGCCGGATGTCTCCGTGCACCAGCGGCGAGCCGTCGTCGTTGCCCGCCACGTGCGCGTAGTGCAGCCCCATGGCCGCGTCCGCCACCACCAGCGCCGCGAACGCGGGCGACATGCGCGGGTTCGCTTCCAGCACGCGCCGCAGCGGCTCGCCGTCCGCGAACTCGGTGACGCGCGCCAGGCCCCCGTCCAGCTTCTCCAGGCCGTGTACGCGCAGGATGTTCGGGTGCTCGAAGACGATGGCGCGGTTCGTCTCGCGCTCCAGGCGCGCCACCAGCTCCGGGTTCTGCGCGATTTCAGGCGGTGCCCAGATGAGCACCACGGGGCGGGGCGTGGCACCTTCCTCCAGCGACAGTCCGAGGAAGGCACGCGAGCCCTCTCCGGCGAGGAGGGGGCCGAGTGACTGATAGCGAGGCGAACTCATGGGAACGGCATGCTAGTGCCCTTCCCGTCGATCCTGGAATCCCCGGGTCGCGCCTAGAGTCGCTGGCCTTCGAAAGGCAGCGTCAGGTGGTAGCCGTAACGCCCGCGTCGCACGAGCAACAGCACGCTACGTCCCCGTCGCGCCGTCAGCAGGGCTTCACGGAAAGTGTCACCCGTGGGGACAGGCTGATTGTTCATCCGCAGCAGCACGTCCCCCGGCTCCAGCCCGATCTCCGAGGCGGCCGAGCCCGGACGCACGGACGCGATCGCCATCCCGCCCTTGCTCTCCTTCACGCGCAGTCCCAGCTTCTCCCACGCCAGGTTCTCAAGCAGGCGAGCCGGAAATTCGATGGGCGTCACCTGCACCGTGCGGTTGCCGCCTGCTCGGAAGAGGACCAGGGGGAAGACCGAGCGGGCCGGATAACCGCGCACGCGCGAGTCGAAATCCTCCGCGTCCTGGATCCGCGAACCGCCCAGCTCCGCGACCACGTCACCGCGCTGCACACCGGCCTGCGCGGCGGGGCTGTCCGGATCCACGTTGGTCACGATGACGCCGTACGTGCGGTCCCACCCGAGCCGCGCGGCCACCTGCGAGGGCAGGTCCGCCGTGTCCATGCCCACCCACGCGGGGCGCACCTTCCCGAAGCGCGTGAGCTCCTCCACGATGCGCCGCACCTTGTCCGCGGGGATGGCGAAGCCGATGCCCTGCCCGTTGGCGTAGATGGCCGTGTTGATGCCGATGATCTCCCCGTCCACGTTGAGCAGCGGCCCGCCGGAGTTGCCCGGATTGATGGCCGCGTCCGTCTGGAGGAAGTCGTTGTAGACGCGGTCGTCCGCGCGGAAGGTGCGGCCCGTGGCGGACACCACGCCCGCCGTGACGGTCTTGCTCAGGCCGAACGGACTGCCGATGGCGACCACCGTCTCGCCAATCATCAGGTCGCTGCTGGTGCCCAGCTTCGCGGTGGGCAGGGGCTCCTTCGCGTTGACCTTGAGGACCGCCAGGTCGTTGTTCGCGTCACTGCCCACCACCTCCGCGTCGAAGGTGCGCCCGTCGGCGAGCACCACGTGGATGGCGGACGCGCCCCGGATGACGTGGTCGTTCGTCACGATGATGCCGGACGGGTCGATGATGGCGCCGCTGCCCAGGCCGGTGATGCGCTGGCGCGTCTCCGGCTGCGCCATCCCCTGACCGAAGAACTCCTCCAGCGGCGAGCGGGGCCGGCCCCGGAAGCGCGACTCCACCTCCTGTTCGGTGCCGATGTAGACGACCGCCGGGGAGACCTTCTGAACCACCTCCACCACGTCGCTGCGGCGCCGGGACAGGTCCGCGTGCGCCGGGAGCGCCAGCACGAGCCCCCACAGCAAGAGCCCCCACCGGATGTGTGCTGCCCTCATGCCTTCCTCCGTACGCCGCCGGGAATTGTCTCCCGGAAGACAGTCTGAATGTCGGGAAGGCCTCAGCCATTCCCTGGGTGTCTGGAAGCGGCGTCCCGCTCTTCATAGACCAGATGGTGCGGCCGTGATCGAACGCACTTTCAGGCAGAACGTCCTTGCCCTGGGCCGATTGCGGCGTTGGGGGAGCAGGGGCCGCCCTGGGAGTCCCGGCGCGGCGTGTCGCTGGCTGCCCGCGGGGGCCTTGGGAGTGGTTGCGCATGAGTCTCGTCCTGGTCGCGGATGACGAACCCGCCGTGCTGGAAGTCCTGAGCCAGGTGATTGAGGACCTGGGGCACGACGTGGTGCGCGCGAGGGATGGCGAGGAGGCCCTGGCGCTCGCCCGCGCCCACCGTCCGCGGCTGGTGGTGACGGACCACATGATGCCGCGCATGAGCGGCATGGAGCTGTGCAGCCGGCTGAAGCAGGAGCCGGGCCTGCGCGAGGTGCCCATCATCCTCTTGAGCGCCGTGCTCCAGCAGGGCTCTCCGGACGCGGCCGCGTTCCTCAACAAGCCCTTTGAGATCACCGAC
The sequence above is drawn from the Corallococcus sp. NCRR genome and encodes:
- a CDS encoding trypsin-like peptidase domain-containing protein, with the protein product MRAAHIRWGLLLWGLVLALPAHADLSRRRSDVVEVVQKVSPAVVYIGTEQEVESRFRGRPRSPLEEFFGQGMAQPETRQRITGLGSGAIIDPSGIIVTNDHVIRGASAIHVVLADGRTFDAEVVGSDANNDLAVLKVNAKEPLPTAKLGTSSDLMIGETVVAIGSPFGLSKTVTAGVVSATGRTFRADDRVYNDFLQTDAAINPGNSGGPLLNVDGEIIGINTAIYANGQGIGFAIPADKVRRIVEELTRFGKVRPAWVGMDTADLPSQVAARLGWDRTYGVIVTNVDPDSPAAQAGVQRGDVVAELGGSRIQDAEDFDSRVRGYPARSVFPLVLFRAGGNRTVQVTPIEFPARLLENLAWEKLGLRVKESKGGMAIASVRPGSAASEIGLEPGDVLLRMNNQPVPTGDTFREALLTARRGRSVLLLVRRGRYGYHLTLPFEGQRL